In a genomic window of Festucalex cinctus isolate MCC-2025b chromosome 11, RoL_Fcin_1.0, whole genome shotgun sequence:
- the slitrk5b gene encoding SLIT and NTRK-like protein 5, with the protein MHLWMACVLLSAASALTAGTSEDGICEGLCACEEREGMLTASCENRGIGSISEIKPLNFPQYHLLLTGNFLRKLAANDFAEYRGLAILHLGNNEISEVEAGAFNGLQGLKRLHLNNNKIDALKEELFWGLESLEYLQLDYNYITQVAPDALGRLRHLEVLILNDNLISTLPVNIFQHVPLTHLDLRGNQLKVLPYSGLLEHMISVVELQLEENPWNCSCDLIALKTWLESISYTALVGDVVCEFPFRLHGRDLDEVSKQELCPRRAIAEYEMPPPQPHMSTDGNYRSTPALATASLTSSGIARSSSRPTKGPRQSGKLKSRPTARPAANKPQNYGQIISYQTKSPVPLDCPSACTCNLQISDLGLNVNCQERKIEHISDLEPKPYNPKKMYLTGNYIPVVRRTDFIEATGLDLLHLGNNRIAQIHDRAFGDLTHLRRLYLNGNLIDRLTADVFYGLESLQFLYLEYNVIKEVTADTFRHVPKLQLLFLNNNLLKTLPAGAFHGLTLARLNLRSNHLRYLPVSGVLDQLTALVQVDLYENPWDCSCGILHLKMWLEQLSTGTVVNNVICGSPKRLAGEDMRYIKTANFCPNNSVVPASMIPPSEESFPGSTITIETSLDSDTQYGAIPLSVMILALLLMFIMSVFVAAGLFVTMRKRHLKSQSEQNNSMNACISSLNMDYGLYKKGSVPKVRTSAGHVYEYIPPPSEQTSRTTGQASADGKSAEGFRDFDELSGAFLGNSDEEAASNAIGSEYSAAASEPLNKPPTMKQDDPSYYREVLDPEQKPHYGHTLPCRHAARPASQYTSDFDVRPQYAHPDRVQQTILYCTTPSTVYVEPNRSEYWELKAKLHIDPDYLEVLEKRTTFTQF; encoded by the coding sequence ATGCATCTTTGGATGGCTTGCGTTTTGCTGAGCGCCGCCTCCGCGTTGACAGCGGGGACGTCTGAGGACGGGATATGCGAAGGTCTGTGCGCATGCGAGGAGCGCGAGGGGATGCTCACCGCCAGCTGCGAAAACAGGGGGATTGGGAGcatctcggaaataaagccgcTGAACTTCCCCCAGTATCATCTTCTGCTCACTGGGAATTTTTTAAGAAAGCTCGCCGCCAACGACTTTGCTGAATACCGAGGACTCGCTATATTACACCTGGGAAATAATGAGATATCTGAGGTGGAAGCCGGAGCTTTTAATGGACTTCAAGGATTAAAACGATTACATctcaacaataacaaaattgaTGCCTTGAAGGAGGAGCTGTTCTGGGGCCTCGAAAGTCTGGAGTATCTGCAGCTTGATTATAATTACATCACTCAAGTGGCCCCCGATGCTCTCGGCAGACTTCGACACCTGGAGGTGTTGATTCTGAATGACAACTTGATATCGACTCTGCCGGTGAACATCTTCCAGCATGTCCCACTGACTCATCTTGACTTAAGGGGTAATCAGCTGAAAGTGCTCCCCTACTCAGGTCTGCTGGAGCACATGATCAGCGTGGTGGAACTGCAGCTGGAGGAAAACCCGTGGAACTGCTCCTGTGACCTGATTGCCCTCAAAACCTGGCTCGAGAGCATTTCGTACACGGCGTTGGTGGGCGACGTCGTCTGCGAGTTCCCCTTCCGTCTGCATGGGAGGGATCTCGATGAGGTCTCCAAGCAGGAGTTGTGTCCCAGAAGGGCCATCGCTGAGTACGAgatgccgccgccgcagccgcaTATGAGCACCGACGGCAACTACAGGAGCACGCCGGCCCTCGCCACGGCCTCCTTGACCTCATCCGGCATCGCGAGGTCCTCGTCGAGGCCGACCAAGGGGCCTCGGCAGTCGGGGAAATTAAAATCGAGGCCGACCGCTCGACCGGCGGCGAACAAACCTCAGAATTATGGCCAAATTATTTCATATCAAACAAAATCTCCCGTGCCTTTGGACTGCCCGTCCGCCTGCACCTGCAACCTTCAGATTTCAGACCTCGGCCTCAACGTCAACTGCCAGGAGCGAAAGATCGAGCACATCTCCGATTTGGAACCCAAACCTTACAACCCCAAAAAGATGTATCTCACTGGGAACTATATCCCCGTGGTGCGGAGGACGGATTTCATTGAGGCAACCGGATTAGATTTGCTTCATCTGGGAAACAATCGGATAGCTCAAATCCATGACAGAGCTTTTGGCGATTTGACTCATCTCAGGAGACTCTACCTTAACGGGAATTTGATCGACCGTCTTACCGCGGATGTCTTCTACGGACTAGAGAGTCTGCAGTTCCTATATTTAGAATACAACGTCATTAAGGAAGTCACTGCAGACACATTCCGCCACGTCCCCAAACTCCAGCTCctgtttttaaacaacaacCTCTTGAAAACATTGCCGGCGGGAGCATTTCACGGCCTGACGCTGGCCCGCCTCAATCTTCGCAGCAACCACCTGCGATATCTGCCGGTCAGCGGCGTGCTGGATCAGCTGACGGCGCTGGTGCAGGTGGATTTGTACGAGAACCCCTGGGATTGCTCGTGCGGCATTCTCCACTTGAAGATGTGGCTGGAGCAGCTCAGCACGGGCACCGTTGTCAACAACGTCATCTGTGGCTCGCCCAAGAGGCTCGCTGGGGAAGACATGCGATACATCAAGACAGCTAATTTCTGCCCTAATAACTCGGTGGTACCGGCGTCAATGATTCCCCCCTCGGAGGAATCCTTCCCTGGCAGCACCATCACCATAGAAACGTCACTGGACTCCGACACGCAGTACGGTGCCATCCCTTTATCCGTGATGATCCTTGCCCTCCTGCTCATGTTCATTATGTCAGTGTTCGTGGCTGCCGGACTGTTTGTAACAATGAGAAAGAGACACCTAAAGAGTCAAAGCGAGCAGAATAACTCCATGAACGCTTGTATTAGCTCGCTTAACATGGATTACGGACTGTACAAAAAGGGATCCGTCCCAAAGGTCAGAACGTCCGCTGGACACGTGTACGAGTACATTCCACCCCCCTCGGAGCAAACGAGCAGAACTACAGGTCAGGCGTCTGCTGACGGCAAATCCGCGGAGGGATTTCGGGACTTCGACGAGCTCAGCGGCGCCTTTCTGGGGAATTCGGACGAAGAAGCGGCGAGTAATGCAATAGGCTCGGAATACAGCGCCGCCGCTTCGGAGCCTCTCAATAAGCCTCCCACCATGAAACAAGATGATCCATCGTACTACAGAGAAGTCCTCGATCCGGAGCAGAAGCCCCACTACGGCCATACGCTACCTTGCAGGCACGCGGCGCGTCCGGCCAGTCAGTACACGTCGGACTTTGACGTGAGGCCTCAGTACGCGCACCCCGACCGAGTACAACAGACAATACTGTACTGCACGACCCCAAGTACTGTTTACGTGGAGCCCAACAGAAGCGAATATTGGGAACTGAAGGCCAAGCTTCACATTGATCCGGATTATCTCGAGGTTCTTGAAAAACGAACAACATTCACACAGTTTTGA